The Carassius auratus strain Wakin chromosome 27, ASM336829v1, whole genome shotgun sequence genome includes a region encoding these proteins:
- the pnp5b gene encoding purine nucleoside phosphorylase 5b, translating to MFPDSSTGCSYEECKATADWLLAQAPVRPLLGIVCGSGLGGLAEMLKDPLVIKYSDIPSFPQSTVHGHAGRLVFGTLKGTPCVCMQGRFHLYEGYPIQKTTMPIRVFKLMGVETVILTNAAGGLNPDFTVGDIMVIKDHINIPGFAGNNPLVGANDERFGQRFPCMSEAYDRGLQQMLHAIAAELGYSSFMQEGVYSVLGGPSFETIAECRMLRSLGADAVGMSTVHEVIVARHCGMRVVALSLITNQAVMDYDSEKKANHQEVLQTGELRAQQMEKLVSTLVSRMQLQNNQH from the exons GTGCAGTTATGAGGAGTGTAAGGCCACAGCTGATTGGCTGCTGGCTCAGGCCCCAGTGCGCCCCCTGCTGGGGATCGTGTGCGGCTCCGGACTCGGAGGACTGGCAGAGATGCTGAAAGATCCTCTGGTGATCAAGTACAGTGACATCCCGAGCTTCCCTCAGAGCACCG TTCACGGTCACGCTGGAAGGCTGGTGTTCGGCACGCTTAAAGGAACGCCGTGTGTTTGCATGCAGGGCAGGTTTCACCTGTATGAAGGATACCCCATTCAGAAG ACCACGATGCCGATCCGTGTGTTTAAGCTGATGGGTGTTGAGACGGTCATCCTGACCAACGCCGCCGGAGGACTCAACCCAGACTTCACTGTGGGAGACATCATGGTCATCAAAGACCACATCAATATTCCCGGATTCGCTGGAAACAACCCGCTGGTGGGAGCGAACGACGAGAG GTTCGGTCAGCGGTTCCCGTGTATGTCAGAAGCGTATGACCGCGGTCTGCAGCAGATGCTTCACGCGATCGCAGCGGAGCTGGGTTACTCTTCCTTCATGCAGGAGGGTGTGTACAGTGTGCTGGGCGGCCCGTCCTTCGAGACCATCGCCGAGTGCAGAATGCTGCGCTCCCTCGGAGCCGACGCCGTCG gcaTGAGCACGGTTCACGAGGTGATCGTGGCGCGTCACTGTGGGATGAGGGTCGTGGCTCTGTCTCTGATCACCAATCAGGCGGTGATGGACTACGACAGCGAGAAGAAAGCCAATCACCAGGAGGTTCTGCAGACGGGGGAACTGAGAGCGCAGCAGATGGAGAAACTGGTCTCCACCCTGGTGTCCCGCATGCAGCTGCAAAACAACCAGCACTAA